In Alkalihalobacterium alkalinitrilicum, a genomic segment contains:
- a CDS encoding Spo0E family sporulation regulatory protein-aspartic acid phosphatase gives MEELNMLTKEIESKRQEMLKLSMTFGFSSPQTIQCSQELDQLLNEYEKLKKTESTLQTGT, from the coding sequence ATGGAGGAGTTAAACATGTTAACCAAAGAAATAGAATCTAAAAGACAGGAAATGTTAAAACTTTCAATGACTTTTGGATTTTCCTCACCTCAGACAATCCAATGCAGTCAAGAGCTAGACCAACTGTTAAATGAGTATGAAAAATTAAAAAAGACGGAAAGCACGTTGCAGACTGGTACGTGA
- a CDS encoding HAD-IC family P-type ATPase, with protein MLIYVLLAAVLITFVLGHYIDTAVILLVAVINAVIGYVQENKAEKALNGIRNMLSLKAKVIRGGHRTEIPSKDLVPGDMVLLSAGDKVPADIRVIRADNLKVEESPLTGESVSVEKKSGVCLKIPFSVTV; from the coding sequence GTGCTCATTTATGTTTTACTTGCCGCAGTACTGATTACGTTTGTATTAGGTCATTACATTGATACGGCGGTTATTTTACTTGTTGCGGTTATTAATGCTGTGATTGGCTATGTACAAGAAAATAAAGCCGAGAAAGCACTCAATGGAATACGAAATATGTTGTCCTTGAAAGCAAAAGTCATTCGCGGGGGGCATCGTACGGAAATTCCTTCAAAAGATCTCGTTCCTGGTGATATGGTCTTGTTAAGTGCAGGAGATAAAGTGCCAGCGGATATCCGCGTGATCCGAGCAGATAATTTAAAAGTGGAAGAATCACCGTTGACAGGCGAATCAGTATCGGTTGAGAAAAAATCAGGTGTATGCCTGAAGATACCGTTCTCGGTGACCGTATAA
- a CDS encoding HAD-IC family P-type ATPase, whose translation MPEDTVLGDRINMVFSGTSIASGSGLGVVVAIGEETEIGKINTSMAQVEEIQTPLLKQTAKFGKMISVVILFGAAAMFVFGYVFHDYEAAELLLAVIGLAVAAIPEGLPAILSIILALGVQTMANNNAIVRNLPSVETLGAVSVICSDKTGTLTKNEMTVTSLILRDHEFDITGTGYAPEGQIILDGVEADVKADTALNHFLTCVKTVNEASLYKDEEGQWVMNGEPTESCLVTLVEKANEPIERLELLAKIPFDSAYKYMAGLVEFNGERLIYVKGAPDRLFEMAGLEIGSEERAYWEKKMSQHASMGKRMIGAAMKKVGSDVTTIDHEDVQSGLTLLGLAGIIDPPREEAIVSVKECKRAGIVVKMITGDHKDTAIAIGKELGIGDGTRAIEGRELDAMTPEELMQAAIEYDVFARTSPENKLQLVQALQEHGHICAMTGDGGNDAPALKRADIGVAMGIKGTEVSKDASQMVLVDDNFNTIVSAVREGRRVYDNLKKTILFILPTNGAEAFLIFASILFGTMMPLTPVQILWVNMITAVTISLAIAFEKLEKGTMDRPPREPETKLLSGYYIFRIVFVSLLIGGGILAMNADLIQNGYDQAVVNTVTLQVLVLAQLFHLFNCRSERNFALTKDFFTNKTAFLVSGLLILIQLGVTYLPVMNTILGTVPISAEYWIIPIAIGLVVFIIVEIEKWVTRKVIGYRSKR comes from the coding sequence ATGCCTGAAGATACCGTTCTCGGTGACCGTATAAATATGGTGTTTTCTGGGACGTCGATTGCATCGGGTTCGGGCTTGGGTGTTGTCGTTGCGATCGGTGAAGAAACGGAAATCGGAAAGATTAACACATCGATGGCTCAAGTGGAAGAAATTCAAACACCACTTTTAAAACAAACCGCAAAGTTCGGTAAAATGATTTCTGTCGTGATTCTGTTCGGCGCGGCGGCGATGTTTGTATTTGGTTATGTGTTTCATGATTATGAGGCAGCCGAGCTTTTACTTGCGGTGATTGGTTTAGCTGTTGCGGCAATTCCAGAAGGCTTGCCCGCAATCTTATCGATTATTTTAGCGTTAGGTGTGCAAACGATGGCGAATAACAATGCCATTGTACGAAATTTACCGTCCGTCGAAACGTTAGGGGCTGTATCGGTGATTTGTTCGGATAAAACAGGGACACTGACGAAAAATGAAATGACGGTCACTTCTTTAATTTTACGTGATCATGAATTTGATATTACAGGAACAGGTTATGCTCCTGAAGGACAGATCATCCTTGATGGTGTTGAAGCCGATGTGAAGGCTGATACGGCATTGAACCATTTCTTAACATGTGTGAAAACCGTCAATGAAGCGAGTTTGTATAAGGATGAAGAAGGTCAATGGGTCATGAACGGGGAACCGACGGAAAGCTGTTTAGTAACACTAGTCGAAAAAGCGAATGAACCGATTGAGCGTCTCGAACTGTTGGCGAAAATTCCGTTTGATTCTGCCTATAAGTATATGGCGGGATTAGTTGAATTCAATGGGGAGCGACTGATTTATGTCAAAGGAGCCCCCGATCGACTTTTTGAAATGGCGGGGTTAGAAATAGGTTCGGAGGAAAGAGCGTACTGGGAAAAGAAGATGTCACAACATGCTTCTATGGGAAAAAGAATGATTGGAGCGGCGATGAAAAAAGTCGGTTCTGATGTGACGACGATTGACCATGAGGATGTGCAGTCAGGTCTAACGTTGCTTGGATTAGCTGGCATTATTGATCCACCGCGGGAAGAAGCAATTGTCTCGGTGAAGGAATGTAAACGAGCAGGAATCGTTGTGAAGATGATTACAGGTGACCATAAAGACACGGCCATTGCGATAGGAAAAGAATTAGGCATTGGAGATGGAACACGAGCGATCGAAGGACGGGAACTTGACGCGATGACACCAGAAGAACTAATGCAAGCTGCAATTGAATATGACGTTTTTGCTCGGACGAGTCCAGAAAATAAGCTGCAACTCGTACAAGCCTTGCAAGAACACGGACATATTTGTGCGATGACAGGGGACGGGGGAAATGATGCGCCTGCGTTAAAACGGGCTGATATTGGGGTCGCAATGGGAATTAAAGGAACTGAAGTGTCTAAAGATGCGTCGCAAATGGTGCTTGTTGATGATAATTTTAACACGATTGTTAGTGCCGTCCGTGAAGGGCGCCGTGTTTATGATAATTTGAAAAAGACGATTTTGTTTATTTTACCGACGAATGGTGCCGAGGCGTTTCTTATTTTCGCGAGTATTTTGTTTGGAACGATGATGCCGCTAACGCCTGTGCAAATTCTTTGGGTTAACATGATTACCGCTGTGACAATTTCGCTGGCGATCGCGTTTGAGAAACTTGAAAAAGGAACGATGGATCGGCCACCTCGTGAACCTGAGACTAAGTTGTTGAGCGGATATTATATTTTCCGAATCGTGTTTGTCTCTCTTTTGATCGGTGGCGGAATTTTAGCAATGAATGCCGATTTAATCCAAAACGGATATGATCAGGCTGTAGTAAATACGGTGACGCTTCAAGTGTTAGTTCTTGCTCAGTTGTTCCATTTGTTTAACTGTCGAAGTGAACGCAATTTCGCATTAACGAAAGACTTTTTTACGAATAAAACCGCGTTTCTCGTCTCAGGGCTGCTCATCTTGATTCAGCTTGGCGTTACGTACCTACCGGTTATGAATACGATTTTAGGAACGGTACCGATCAGTGCAGAATATTGGATCATTCCGATTGCGATCGGACTTGTTGTTTTTA